In the genome of Methanococcoides burtonii DSM 6242, the window AGCACTACGATTTAATGAAGTTGCTATTCGGGCAGGTGTAAGGGGTATTCTTGGAGTCATGTCACATTTAGGCATGAGGCCAAAAAGCAGAAAGAAAAAAGAGTCTGATACCCTTATTTCCAGATCAACACAATGGATTCGAGCTCCGGAAAGTGGGATGCTACGTTCAATTGTTCCTTTAGGCACTCTGGTTAAAGTAGGTGATATATTAGCCTATATAAATGACCCATTAGGTGAATGTGAAATGAAAGTACTGAGCTCAGCATTTGGTATCGTCATTGGAAAAACGAACCTACCACTTGCACATGAAGGTGAAGCTATATTCCATATCGCCAAATTTTCGGAAGCTGAAGAGGTCTTCAATTACATCGAAACAGATCAGGATGAACTTGACCCCTTGACAGATGAGGTAAGAAGCACGGAACATCCCCTGGTATGATAAGTTGGATTTTAGTATCTAGTATGATTAAAATTATAGTTTAAAAGTGTTTAGGAGATTCAATTATTCAACATGATCGTTTGTTGTGGGCATTAAAGATCCCCAATTACATAGAAATTGTTTTATTTAGTGTTCCCTTTTTATTATTTAGTAATTTTTTTTACTTTGAGTAGGTCAATAATTTATGAATAATATTATCATCTGGATACTTATCGCTCTTTGTCTGATCCAATCAGGTATCTTTTCCGGGTTGACAATTGGTCTTTTTGGACTGAGCCGTCTCAGGCTTGAGATCGAAGCTGAAGCTAATAACATACATGCACAGAAGGTCTTGAAACTAAGGCATGATCCACATTTGCTCCTTTCTACCTTATTATGGGGTAATGTGTGTGTCAATGTACTGATTACCCTTTTAACCGATTCAGTTATGGTCGGTAGCGCTGCATTCATATTTTCAACAGTATTCATCACTTGCTTTGGAGAGATAATGCCTCAGGCATATTTCACAAGAAATGCTTTAAAGATGGGTGCTTCCTTAACACCTCTTGTCAAATTGTACATACTGCTATTGTATCCTTTTACAAAACCTTCTGCAATGATCCTTGACAGATGGCTTGGTAAAGAGAAACTTGAGTATTTCAAAGAAACATCCCTGAGGATAATGCTTCAGAAACACATGAAATCAGATGCAAGTGATATTGATAAAATGGAAGGACTTGGTGCTCTTAATTTCTTGTCATTGGATGATCTTAGTATAAAACAGGAAGGTTCGCTCATAGACGAGAAGACCATAATAGAAATTGATACAATTAACAACCGACCGGTTTTTCCGGAAGTCGGTACTCCTGATTTTGAGATATTGCTTCATAAGATCGCAGTTCCAGCAAAAAAATGGATAATAGCAGTCGATAAGAACAGGTATCCGGTTGTGGCAATAGATTCTACCTCTTTCATAAGAGATGCTATCTACAAAAAAAATAATTTTCATCCATTAATATATTGCCATACTCCGCTAATCGTAAAGAGTCCTAATGTAAAGATAGGGGATGTCCTCCATAAACTGAAGGTTTATCCTGTAGACTCCGAAGATGATGTCATAGATAATGACCTTATCCTTTACTGGAATGATGATGACCCTGAAAAAATAGTCATAACGGGTTCTGATATACTTGGTCGCCTGTTCAGAGGCATCGTTTACAGGGTAAGATGAATTCCCTTCATTGTTTTGTTGAAAATATTGGCTCTGTAGAAATCCTCATCCAAACTAAAAACACAGTCTGATGAACTTATCAAGATTGTGTAATATCACTTTGAACTTTACTTCTTTTACTTGATTTCTATACTTTCTCGCACGTAAGTTTTCTCCATACTTTCTTTTCAAAACCGAAAACATCGTTTCACTCAAATTTCGCATAGAGTATATCTTACTATCGAATTCCTGTAACATTTTCTTACGATATCTTCCTTTGATTCGCTTTCGTTCACGTTGTCTCAATGGAACAATTGCTATTGATCCAAGTTTTCAATTCGTGTATTTTTCAGAATCATAGGCTTTATCCATTATATAATATCTTGATCTCCTATTGTGATGACATTGCGATAGCAATGTCTGTCGGCTAAGTCAGAGAGATTACTCCCTCTTTCTCGCCTAAGAACCGTGCGTGAGACTTTCACCTCACACAGCTCAAGCATCTCTTAACCCTTGTCGGGCAACAGTTATTTTTGGATTATTTGCATGATATTGTCTATGACAATATACATGTGCATAAACTAAGTTTGTTATTCCATTATCGTCATGATTTCCATTTTTATGATGTAAAGGGCGTTCCTCTCCACCGTTGTTAATGTCAATCAATAGATTACAAAACGGACATTTGCCTTTTTGATTCTTCCATACGGTTTTAAACTTTCCTAATAACTTTTTAGAACCTTGATTGAGCTTGCGTTCAACAAAGTATTCGGTGTCAGTGTAAGGGTTCTTATCCAGTTTTATTTGTGGGTTTCGAACTATCATTTTATCTGACATTAATTTAAGTTGGTTTTTCATTGTTGAAAATACCCATTTCCTCGTTCCTTTGGGATGCCAGTATTTGTGTGCAATCCAAGTTCTTGATTTCATGGGGTGTCTTCTCTTAGCCCATTTCCAAAGTATATTCCATATCTTAAAATCAATTAAGGAGAATGTTTCTTTGGAAGCCACTCCTTGATGATAATTTGACCATCCAGTTATGATAGGGTTAAGTTTAGAGATTAAATCTTCTTGTGTCCAAGTTTTTCCATCTTTGATAGTATTACTGATTTTTTCAGTTACTTTCTTGATAGATTTCTTAGACGGTTTTATGAGAAGTTTTCCTTTGTATTTTCTGACATTCCAACCTAAAAAGTCAAAACCATCATCGATGTGAGTAATAAGGGTTTTTTCATCAGATAGTTCTAAACCTCTATCCGTTAGGAAATTCTTAATCAATTCTTTTGCTTCTTCTGCTATTTCTTTAGTCTTTGCAGTAACAATAAAATCATCTGCGTATCGCACAAAATTAACTTTGTGTTTTGCACGTTGACGAGTTGTTATTTTACCGCTTACACCTCGATGATATTTGTCAGCCAATACACCTTCAATTCCATCTAAGGTCATGTTGGCTAATATTGGTGATATAATACCGCCTTGTGGTGTTCCTGCTTTCGTTGGAAATAGAGAATTTTCATAAACAAATCCTGCTTTGAGGAATTGTTTAAGAATTGATTTATCCATTGGGATATTGTCAATTAACCATTGGTGACTGATGTTGTCGAAACAACCTTTAATATCGCCTTCCAGTATACATTGTGCAGAATCCTTTTTGCTTATTGTTCCAAAAATTTGACTGCAAGCATCATGTGTACTTCTGAATTTTCTGAATCCAAAAGAACGTTTATCTGCTGTTACTTCTGCAATGGGGTCAAGTGCTAATGCATATAATGCTTGCATAGCTCTATCGTACATGGTCGGGATACCTAAAGGTCGCTTCTTATCAGAACCATATTTCTCAATAAAGATTCTTTTTAATGGTTTTGCCTTATATCTTTTATCAGATAGACTTCGAGCCGCATTCACTTTGGAAACTGGTGTTGACCAGAATTCTCCATCGATTCCTGCTGTTCTTCTACCCTTATTTCGAATAACCTTTCTGACAGCTAACAGTTTAGCATAGTGAGAATGGGTTAGCAAATAACTTAGTCTTTTTACTAAATTCCAATTTTTGTTAATAACTGCTTTCGTAATTCTGACTTGTATTCTATTAACATGTGATTCAACGGAACTCCAATTGATGAAATTCCAGTTGAGCATATCTGTAAGCTTCTCACCATTTAATTCAGCATGACCACTAAGGGCTTCTGCTTCATTATTTGGTGTATTTGAAATTCTTACATTCATAGTTATACCTTCATTCATACGTTTTGATACCATAGAGTAAGTCTGCATCCTTTCGGATTAGGGCAAATTCTGAACCCCTATATAATTCATTACAAATTATCATTCGCTTTCTACTCCTTTCCTTTACCCTCTATGTCATTGTCCTTCCTTACGGAATTCCTACCCCGAAGGGAACATATAGGGCTTACCAAGTTCTATAACATGAATAATTGCGAATACCTTAGAAGCCATCTATAAACCGAGAATCATATGTCCATTTCCTATAATGTATGCAAAACCATTATAGTCTGATTCTATACCTTTTTAGTTCAAGCGTATCAATCTAGTTTCGCTTGTTGCAATTCACGATTCTTACAATGGTTCACTTTTACGTTCTTCTTAGTATTGTCGGCTAAGTCAGAGGGATTACTCCCTCTTTCTCGCCTAAGAACTGTACGTGAAAGTTTTCTTTCATACAGCTCAAGCATCTCATAACCTTTTCAGGCAACAGTTATTGTTTTTGGAATTAATTGCAAATTCCAATTTTCTTCAATAACTGCCTTCGTAATCCTGACTTGTAGCCTATTAACATGTGTTACATGTCTGTAAGTTTCTCATCGTTAAGTTCAGCATGTCCACTAAACAGTGTTTTTGCTTCATCTTTTGATGTATTTGAATAGCTTACATTCATAGGTCATACCTTCCTTCTTACGTTTTGATACCATAGAGTAAGTCTGCATCCTTTCGGATTAGGGCAAATTTTGAACCCTTATACACACCATTACAGTTTGTCATTCGCTTTCTACTCCTTTCCTCTACCCTCTATGTCATCGTCATTCTTTGCAGGATTCCTACCCCGAAGGGAACATATAGGGCTTACCAAGTTCTATAACATGAATAATTGCGAAGACCTTAGAAGCCATCTATAAACCGAGAATCATGTGTCCATTTCCCATAATGTGATAAGAGCCATAATGGTCGGATTCTGTACCTTTTGGTTCAAGCGTAATCAATCTAATTTCGCTTGTTCTGCTTTACGATTCTTACAATGGTTCAACTTTCGTTTCTTCTTAGTGTTCTTATCCTAGTGGATGTTTCGAATTAGACTTTCGAGATTCTCCACATTGTCCTATGAGCTTCATACCCCAACGTTACCATTGGCGCGTGTCATAGTAGGATTAACCCAAATGGAAGGGATAGCGTTGCCGCAATTCATGTTATAACTTCTTGTCGCACCTTATCCTAGCAGATGATTCAGATTAGACTTCCGAATTTCTCCACATTGTCCTATGAGCTTTACACCCCAACGTTACCATTGACGCATATCATAGTAGGATTATCCCAAATGGAAGGGATAGCGTTGCCGCAATTCATGTTTTAGCTTCTTGTCGCACTTGCATGTTTTGCATCATGAACTGGTTTTCCAGAAATCTTGTAACCAGTGATCACAAATTTACTAACATCAACCGAAATGCTGGTCTTTACATAACTTCGCCTCCACTTTTTAATTCGCCAGGAATAGTAGTTACTACAATAACCACTTGTGAACCCAGTGGAATCAATTGCAGTAATGTCTATAGAGTCTCTATTTTTATATAATCGGTCAAGTGTTTTCTTAAATATGGTATCCAAAACAACAGAATATGTACGAGTAACAAATTTTTGAAGTTTGTTGGAGAACAATCGCAGGAGACTTCTCATTATAAAAGTAAGTGGCTTAGTTGAAGTTAGAAAAGAGGATTTCTACAGCCTTGTTTTGCTACATTTAAGTGGCGCTGACTACTTGACAGCATTTGAAACCGATCAGTTGCATGCGCAGGTGATGCTATTTTTCGATGCGTTCAGTGATGGATGGCCATTGGTTTAGTACTTTTTGGCCTTCATTTTATACTCCTTGGCTATCTAGTTTTTAGATAAGACTACATTCCCGGAGTTCTGGGCATCTTGTTGATAGTTGCAGGTTTAAGCCATCTAATAGATAATTTTGGCAAATTTCTTTTTCCCAACTTCGATGTGGCAATTAGCGTGGTTTTGGATTGGGGGAAATTGTTATTCATGTTCAGGTTTTTGTTGAAGGGAGGTAAAATATCCCAAATGAAATTCTGAAATTGATTTATTATAATTTGACAAAAAATAGAGCCGAAAAAAACATCAGAAAAATCAGAAAAATCAGAAAAACCAGATCGGAAATATGGCACAATGATCGTAGGCTGTTCGTAGAGGTTGTAGTCGTTGTTGCTGCAGGTCTGCTTTATAGGCGACGTAGT includes:
- a CDS encoding DUF21 domain-containing protein; protein product: MNNIIIWILIALCLIQSGIFSGLTIGLFGLSRLRLEIEAEANNIHAQKVLKLRHDPHLLLSTLLWGNVCVNVLITLLTDSVMVGSAAFIFSTVFITCFGEIMPQAYFTRNALKMGASLTPLVKLYILLLYPFTKPSAMILDRWLGKEKLEYFKETSLRIMLQKHMKSDASDIDKMEGLGALNFLSLDDLSIKQEGSLIDEKTIIEIDTINNRPVFPEVGTPDFEILLHKIAVPAKKWIIAVDKNRYPVVAIDSTSFIRDAIYKKNNFHPLIYCHTPLIVKSPNVKIGDVLHKLKVYPVDSEDDVIDNDLILYWNDDDPEKIVITGSDILGRLFRGIVYRVR
- the ltrA gene encoding group II intron reverse transcriptase/maturase produces the protein MNVRISNTPNNEAEALSGHAELNGEKLTDMLNWNFINWSSVESHVNRIQVRITKAVINKNWNLVKRLSYLLTHSHYAKLLAVRKVIRNKGRRTAGIDGEFWSTPVSKVNAARSLSDKRYKAKPLKRIFIEKYGSDKKRPLGIPTMYDRAMQALYALALDPIAEVTADKRSFGFRKFRSTHDACSQIFGTISKKDSAQCILEGDIKGCFDNISHQWLIDNIPMDKSILKQFLKAGFVYENSLFPTKAGTPQGGIISPILANMTLDGIEGVLADKYHRGVSGKITTRQRAKHKVNFVRYADDFIVTAKTKEIAEEAKELIKNFLTDRGLELSDEKTLITHIDDGFDFLGWNVRKYKGKLLIKPSKKSIKKVTEKISNTIKDGKTWTQEDLISKLNPIITGWSNYHQGVASKETFSLIDFKIWNILWKWAKRRHPMKSRTWIAHKYWHPKGTRKWVFSTMKNQLKLMSDKMIVRNPQIKLDKNPYTDTEYFVERKLNQGSKKLLGKFKTVWKNQKGKCPFCNLLIDINNGGEERPLHHKNGNHDDNGITNLVYAHVYCHRQYHANNPKITVARQGLRDA